The following are encoded together in the Acipenser ruthenus chromosome 24, fAciRut3.2 maternal haplotype, whole genome shotgun sequence genome:
- the LOC117429483 gene encoding COP9 signalosome complex subunit 2, with the protein MSDMEDDFMCDDEEDYDLEYSEDSNSEPNVDLENQYYNSKALKEDDPKAALSSFQKVLELEGEKGEWGFKALKQMIKINFKLTNFPEMMNRYKQLLTYIRSAVTRNYSEKSINSILDYISTSKQMDLLQEFYETTLEALKDAKNDRLWFKTNTKLGKLYLEREEYGKLQKILRQLHQSCQTDDGEDDLKKGTQLLEIYALEIQMYTAQKNNKKLKALYEQSLHIKSAIPHPLIMGVIRECGGKMHLREGEFEKAHTDFFEAFKNYDESGSPRRTTCLKYLVLANMLMKSGINPFDSQEAKPYKNDPEILAMTNLVSAYQNNDITEFEKILKTNHSNIMDDPFIREHIEELLRNIRTQVLIKLIKPYTRIHIPFISKELNIDVADVESLLVQCILDNTIHGRIDQVNQLLELDHQKRGGARYNALDKWTNQLNSLNQAIVSKLA; encoded by the exons ATGTCTGACATGGAGGATGACTTCATGTGCGATGATGAAGAAGATTATGACCTG gaATACTCAGAAGACAGCAACTCTGAGCCCAATGTGGATCTGGAAAATCAATACTACAATTCCAAAGCGTTAAAGGAAGATGATCCTAAAGCAGCCTTGAGCAGTTTCCAGAAG GTTTTGGAGCTTGAAGGTGAAAAGGGAGAGTGGGGATTCAAAGCACTGAAACAGATGATTAAAATCAACTTCAAATTG ACTAACTTCCCAGAAATGATGAACAGGTACAAACAGCTGCTCACCTACATCCGGAGTGCAGTCACAAGGAATTACTCGGAGAAATCCATTAATTCTATCCTTGATTACATTTCCACCTCCAAACAG ATGGATTTACTGCAGGAATTTTATGAAACAACCCTTGAGGCGTTGAAAGATGCCAAAAATGACAGATTgtggtttaaaacaaacacaaag CTTGGAAAACTGTATTTAGAACGGGAGGAATACGGAAAGCTTCAGAAGATACTGCGACAGCTGCACCAGTCCTGTCAG ACCGACGATGGGGAAGATGACTTGAAGAAAGGCACACAGTTGTTGGAAATCTATGCTCTAGAAATTCAAATGTATACCGCACAGAAGAACAACAAGAAACTAAAAGCACTATATGAGCAGTCTTTGCACATCAAGTCTGCCATCCCACATCCGCTAATCATGGGTGTCATCAGAG aatgtgGAGGAAAAATGCACTTAAGAGAAGGTGAATTTGAAAAGGCGCACACAGATTTCTTTGAAGCTTTCAAAAATTATGATGAATCAGGGAGCCCCAGACGAACCACTTGTTTGAAATATCTGGTTCTAGCGAATATGCTGATGAAGTCTGGAATAAACCCGTTTGACTCTCAGGAG gcTAAACCATACAAAAATGATCCAGAGATTCTTGCAATGACGAATTTAGTAAG tgcctaCCAGAATAACGACATCACAGAATTTGAGAAAATTCTGAAAACAAATCACAGTAACATCATGGATGATCCCTTCATAAGGGAGCACATTGAAG AGTTACTGCGGAACATCAGAACACAAGTGCTTATTAAATTAATTAAGCCTTACACTAGAATACACATACCTTTTATTTCTAAG GAGCTGAACATAGATGTAGCAGATGTAGAGAGCTTGCTAGTGCAGTGCATATTGGACAA CACTATTCATGGCCGAATAGATCAAGTAAACCAACTGCTTGAGCTGGACCATCAGAAGAGGGGCGGGGCACGATATAATGCTTTAGATAAATGGACAAATCAGCTTAATTCTCTCAACCAAGCCATTGTTAGTAAACTGGCTTGA